From Nitrospirota bacterium, the proteins below share one genomic window:
- a CDS encoding cupredoxin domain-containing protein, producing MTHWLSDARRWMSKVVVAGCIALGCLAPVGAQTEQRVDVTIKEYAFVAKQAPLRLGLPTVIVIRNQDGERHDFGSPMFEGTLTKVESDGVISYGKGIGGVFLDPKKQTEIRFTIERPGRYEFKCSIHPGMKGELLLLNVEAV from the coding sequence ACACTGGCTATCGGATGCGCGCAGATGGATGAGCAAGGTGGTGGTGGCCGGCTGTATCGCGCTCGGGTGCTTGGCGCCGGTCGGCGCGCAAACCGAGCAGCGCGTCGATGTCACGATCAAGGAGTATGCGTTCGTCGCCAAACAGGCGCCGTTGCGGCTCGGCCTGCCCACGGTGATCGTGATCCGGAATCAGGACGGGGAGCGACACGACTTCGGGTCGCCGATGTTCGAAGGCACCTTGACCAAGGTCGAGAGCGACGGGGTCATTTCCTACGGCAAGGGGATCGGCGGCGTCTTTCTGGATCCGAAGAAGCAGACCGAGATCCGGTTCACAATCGAACGACCGGGACGGTACGAATTCAAGTGCTCGATTCATCCCGGCATGAAGGGCGAGTTGTTGTTGCTCAATGTCGAAGCGGTCTGA